Proteins encoded together in one Mus caroli chromosome 4, CAROLI_EIJ_v1.1, whole genome shotgun sequence window:
- the Aldh1b1 gene encoding aldehyde dehydrogenase X, mitochondrial — protein sequence MLSARLLLPRLLCLQGRTTSYSTAAALPNPIPNPEIRYNKLFINNEWHDAVSKKTFPTVNPTTGEVIGHVAEGDRADVDLAVKAAREAFRLGSPWRRMDASERGRLLNRLADLVERDRVYLASLETLDNGKPFQESYVLDLDEVIKVYRYFAGWADKWHGKTIPMDGEHFCFTRHEPVGVCGQIIPWNFPLVMQGWKLAPALATGNTVVMKVAEQTPLSALYLASLIKEAGFPPGVVNIITGYGPTAGAAIAQHMDVDKVAFTGSTEVGHLIQKAAGDSNLKRVTLELGGKSPSIVLADADMEHAVDQCHEALFFNMGQCCCAGSRTFVEESIYGEFLERTVEKAKQRKVGNPFELDTQQGPQVDKEQFERILGYIRLGQKEGAKLLCGGERLGERGFFIKPTVFGDVQDDMRIAKEEIFGPVQPLFKFKKIEEVIQRANNTRYGLAAAVFTRDLDKAIYFTQALQAGTVWVNTYNIVTCHTPFGGFKESGNGRELGEDGLRAYTEVKTVTIKVPEKNS from the coding sequence ATGCTGAGTGCCCGACTCTTGCTGCCCCGGCTCCTCTGCCTCCAGGGCAGGACTACCTCATACTCTACAGCAGCTGCTCTCCCGAACCCAATCCCAAACCCAGAGATTCGCTACAACAAGCTGTTCATCAACAACGAGTGGCATGATGCGGTCAGCAAAAAGACCTTCCCCACAGTGAACCCCACTACAGGTGAGGTCATCGGGCACGTGGCCGAAGGTGACCGGGCAGATGTGGATCTGGCTGTAAAAGCAGCCCGAGAAGCCTTCCGCCTGGGGTCCCCATGGCGCAGGATGGATGCCTCAGAGCGGGGCCGGCTGCTGAACCGCCTAGCTGATCTTGTGGAACGAGATCGAGTGTACTTGGCTTCACTGGAGACGCTAGATAACGGGAAACCTTTCCAGGAGTCTTATGTCTTGGATCTGGATGAAGTTATCAAGGTGTACCGTTACTTCGCCGGCTGGGCTGACAAGTGGCATGGTAAGACCATCCCTATGGACGGTGAGCATTTCTGCTTCACCCGACACGAGCCAGTGGGTGTATGTGGACAGATAATTCCTTGGAACTTCCCACTGGTTATGCAGGGCTGGAAGCTGGCCCCGGCACTTGCCACAGGCAACACTGTGGTCATGAAGGTGGCAGAGCAGACCCCACTCTCTGCTCTGTACTTGGCCTCCCTCATCAAAGAGGCGGGGTTTCCCCCAGGAGTGGTGAACATCATCACTGGCTACGGCCCCACGGCGGGAGCTGCCATCGCTCAGCACATGGATGTGGATAAAGTAGCCTTCACGGGCTCCACCGAGGTGGGCCACCTGATTCAGAAGGCGGCTGGCGATTCCAACCTCAAGAGAGTCACCCTGGAGCTGGGTGGGAAGAGCCCCAGCATTGTGCTGGCAGACGCTGACATGGAGCATGCCGTAGATCAGTGTCACGAAGCCCTTTTCTTCAACATGGGCCAGTGCTGCTGTGCAGGCTCCCGGACATTCGTGGAAGAGTCCATCTACGGTGAGTTTCTCGAGAGAACTGTGGAGAAGGCCAAGCAGAGGAAAGTGGGGAACCCCTTTGAGTTGGACACCCAGCAGGGACCTCAGGTGGACAAGGAGCAGTTTGAACGAATCCTGGGCTACATCCGGCTGGGACAGAAGGAAGGGGCAAAGCTTCTCTGTGGTGGGGAGCGTTTGGGGGAGCGCGGCTTCTTCATCAAACCCACAGTCTTTGGGGACGTTCAGGATGACATGAGGATCGCCAAGGAGGAGATCTTTGGGCCCGTGCAGCCTCTGTTCAAGTTCAAGAAGATCGAGGAAGTAATCCAGAGAGCCAACAACACCAGGTATGGCCTGGCTGCAGCTGTGTTCACCCGAGACCTGGACAAGGCCATCTACTTCACGCAGGCCCTGCAAGCCGGGACGGTGTGGGTGAACACCTATAACATTGTCACCTGCCACACGCCATTCGGAGGCTTTAAGGAATCTGGCAATGGCAGGGAGCTGGGGGAGGATGGGCTCAGAGCCTACACAGAGGTGAAGACTGTCACCATCAAGGTTCCCGAGAAGAATTCCTGA